A genome region from Rhodanobacter thiooxydans includes the following:
- a CDS encoding ABC transporter permease produces the protein MKRQRLRNIVYLGLKELRSLLRDPIMLVLIVYAFSFSIYTAATAMPETLHKAPIAVIDEDRSPLSERIVDALRPPYFMPPTRITPAEMDARMDAGLDTFALYIPANFQRDMLVRRSPAIQLSVDATRMGQAFTGSGYIQTIVLDQVNEFARREHAVSSPPVDLALRARFNPELNKSWFGGVMQIINNITMLSIVLTGAALIREREHGTLEHLLVMPVAPFEIMASKVLAMAAVVLVASAFALNVVVRGLMGVPIEGSLPLFFVGATLHLFATTSLGILLATLARSMPQFGMLLLMVLLPLQMLSGGSTPRESMPEIVRFVMLAAPNTHFVMLSQGILYRGAGLDVVWPQLISLAVIGSILFMISLARFRKTLAATE, from the coding sequence ATGAAACGGCAACGCTTGCGCAACATCGTCTACCTGGGCCTGAAGGAGCTGCGCAGCCTGCTGCGCGACCCCATCATGCTGGTGTTGATCGTCTACGCATTCAGTTTCTCCATCTACACCGCCGCCACGGCGATGCCGGAAACGCTGCACAAGGCCCCCATCGCGGTCATCGACGAGGACCGCTCGCCTCTGTCCGAGCGCATCGTCGATGCCCTGCGTCCGCCTTATTTCATGCCGCCCACACGGATCACCCCGGCCGAGATGGATGCGCGCATGGATGCCGGGCTCGATACGTTCGCCCTGTACATCCCGGCCAACTTTCAGCGCGACATGCTGGTCCGGCGCTCCCCTGCCATCCAGCTGAGCGTGGATGCCACGCGCATGGGCCAGGCCTTCACCGGCAGCGGCTACATCCAGACAATCGTCCTGGACCAGGTCAACGAGTTCGCTCGCCGCGAACATGCCGTGTCCAGCCCGCCCGTGGACTTGGCCCTGCGCGCGCGCTTCAACCCTGAACTCAACAAGTCCTGGTTCGGCGGGGTGATGCAGATCATTAACAACATCACCATGCTGTCCATCGTGCTGACCGGCGCGGCCCTGATCCGCGAGCGCGAACACGGCACCCTCGAGCACCTGCTGGTGATGCCGGTCGCCCCGTTCGAGATCATGGCCTCAAAGGTGCTGGCGATGGCGGCCGTGGTGCTGGTCGCGTCGGCCTTTGCCCTCAATGTCGTCGTACGCGGCCTGATGGGCGTGCCCATCGAAGGCTCGCTGCCGCTGTTCTTTGTGGGTGCGACCCTGCATCTGTTCGCCACCACGTCGTTGGGGATTTTGCTGGCCACGCTGGCTCGTTCGATGCCGCAGTTCGGCATGCTGCTGCTGATGGTGCTGCTGCCCCTGCAGATGCTCTCCGGTGGCAGCACCCCGCGCGAAAGCATGCCAGAAATCGTCCGATTCGTGATGCTGGCAGCGCCCAACACCCACTTCGTGATGTTGTCCCAGGGCATTCTCTATCGAGGGGCCGGCTTGGACGTGGTTTGGCCACAGCTGATCAGCCTGGCGGTGATCGGATCGATCTTGTTCATGATTTCGCTGGCGCGGTTTCGCAAGACCTTGGCCGCAACCGAGTAA
- a CDS encoding MarR family winged helix-turn-helix transcriptional regulator: MPLKHDAFYAFTAALQPTKKAWHSVAGSVLTASGLSISLATPVLLVSRMGDGVPQHVLADRIGVHPAALLRTLDQAQRVNLLERREVVGNRRIRAVHLLPEGCRLAQVMETALKALRCTLLEDIPREDIATATRVLQAFENRANLFAQQERTNSK; this comes from the coding sequence ATGCCCCTTAAGCACGATGCGTTCTACGCATTCACCGCCGCGCTCCAGCCGACCAAGAAGGCTTGGCACTCGGTAGCCGGTTCGGTGTTGACGGCGTCTGGTCTGTCGATCTCGCTGGCGACGCCCGTCTTGCTGGTCTCGCGTATGGGCGATGGGGTGCCGCAGCACGTGTTGGCAGACCGCATCGGCGTCCATCCAGCAGCGCTCCTGCGGACGCTTGATCAAGCGCAGAGAGTGAACTTGCTGGAGCGGCGTGAGGTCGTGGGAAACCGACGCATCCGAGCAGTCCACCTCCTCCCGGAAGGGTGTCGATTGGCGCAAGTGATGGAGACGGCACTCAAGGCGCTTCGTTGCACCCTGCTCGAAGACATCCCTCGGGAAGACATCGCGACGGCGACCCGAGTTCTTCAGGCCTTCGAAAACCGTGCGAACCTGTTTGCACAGCAGGAACGCACGAATTCCAAGTGA
- a CDS encoding DHA2 family efflux MFS transporter permease subunit: MTNGQFRPTSLVVATLGLSLATFMQVLDTTIANVSLPTIAGNLGVSSSQSTWVITSFAVSLAISLPLTGFLTRRFGQVRLFVWCTLLFVLASFMCGVSRSMGMLILFRTIQGAVAGPMYPITQSLMIGIYPPQKRGMALALLSMVAVVAPIAGPILGGWITENYSWSWIFFINVPIGMLASMVVANQMKGYPAPNERPKMDYVGLITLVIGVGALQIMLDKGNDEDWFNSPFVIVTCIVAVISLAIFLIWELTDGDPIVDLRLFRHHNFKFGTLALVLSFSAYFSINLLLPQWLQRNLGYTATWAGLAASPLGIAPLLLTFLVGRYAMRFDLRLLATVAFVVMGATCFLRSRFYLEVDFTHVAMMQFLMGFGVALFFMPVTVILLSDLDQNEIAAGSGLATFLRTLGGSFAASLTTFLWDRRAVLHHAQLAESLNPYNPLALSAIHQLGHGNAQAGADIINGMITQQSYQIGFNELFYSLGWIFLGLMPVIWLTKPPFSPRANALSGGH; encoded by the coding sequence ATGACGAACGGCCAGTTTCGCCCGACCAGCCTGGTGGTCGCCACGCTGGGGCTTTCGCTGGCCACCTTCATGCAGGTGCTGGATACCACCATCGCCAACGTGTCGTTGCCCACCATCGCCGGCAACCTGGGCGTCAGTTCGAGCCAGAGCACATGGGTGATCACTTCCTTTGCCGTCAGTTTGGCGATCTCATTGCCATTGACGGGATTCCTCACCCGTCGCTTCGGTCAGGTGAGGCTGTTTGTCTGGTGCACGTTGCTGTTCGTATTGGCGTCCTTCATGTGCGGCGTCTCTCGCAGCATGGGCATGCTGATCCTTTTCCGAACCATCCAGGGCGCGGTGGCCGGACCGATGTATCCCATCACGCAGAGCCTGATGATCGGCATCTATCCACCGCAAAAGCGCGGCATGGCGCTGGCGCTGCTTTCGATGGTGGCTGTGGTGGCACCGATCGCCGGTCCCATCCTCGGCGGCTGGATCACCGAGAATTATTCGTGGTCCTGGATCTTCTTCATCAACGTGCCGATCGGCATGCTGGCCAGCATGGTGGTAGCCAATCAAATGAAGGGTTACCCCGCACCGAACGAGCGGCCGAAGATGGACTATGTCGGTCTCATCACGCTGGTCATCGGCGTGGGCGCCCTGCAGATCATGCTGGACAAGGGCAACGACGAGGACTGGTTCAACTCGCCGTTCGTCATCGTCACCTGCATTGTCGCCGTGATCAGTCTGGCGATCTTTTTGATCTGGGAACTGACCGACGGCGACCCCATCGTCGACTTGCGGCTGTTTCGTCACCATAACTTCAAGTTCGGCACGCTGGCGTTGGTGCTTTCCTTTTCGGCCTACTTCTCCATCAACCTGCTGCTGCCGCAGTGGTTACAGCGCAACCTGGGCTATACCGCGACATGGGCCGGTTTGGCGGCATCGCCGCTCGGTATCGCCCCGCTGCTGCTGACGTTCCTGGTGGGCCGCTATGCGATGCGCTTCGATTTGCGCCTGTTGGCGACCGTGGCCTTCGTGGTGATGGGGGCGACCTGCTTCCTGCGCTCCCGTTTCTATCTGGAGGTCGACTTCACGCACGTCGCCATGATGCAGTTCCTGATGGGGTTTGGCGTGGCATTGTTCTTCATGCCGGTCACCGTGATCCTTTTATCGGATCTTGACCAGAACGAGATTGCCGCAGGCTCGGGGCTGGCGACCTTCCTGCGCACGCTGGGTGGAAGCTTCGCAGCCTCGCTCACCACCTTCCTATGGGATCGGCGTGCCGTCCTGCATCACGCCCAGCTGGCGGAAAGCCTTAATCCCTATAACCCATTGGCCCTGTCGGCGATCCATCAACTGGGGCATGGCAATGCGCAGGCAGGCGCCGATATCATCAACGGCATGATTACCCAGCAATCTTACCAGATCGGTTTCAACGAACTGTTCTATTCCCTCGGCTGGATTTTTCTGGGTCTGATGCCGGTGATCTGGCTGACAAAACCACCGTTTTCACCAAGAGCGAATGCGCTATCCGGCGGGCATTGA
- a CDS encoding universal stress protein, translated as MKNILVGYDGSLTAQRAFLFALELARCSGGHVRVVSVLQITGGGADTAALMMADVGAQRLGDLMAELKQLAPDADKLIDLEMIPGNPGDVLLRQVKQYAIDHIVIGHTERGALARWLLGSVSTDVFAHTRIPVTVVP; from the coding sequence ATGAAGAACATTCTTGTTGGGTATGATGGCTCATTAACGGCACAACGCGCTTTTCTCTTCGCGCTTGAGCTGGCCCGCTGCTCGGGCGGTCACGTCAGGGTGGTGTCGGTGCTGCAGATCACGGGCGGTGGCGCGGACACCGCCGCGCTGATGATGGCCGATGTGGGGGCGCAACGCCTGGGCGACCTGATGGCGGAATTGAAGCAACTCGCGCCAGACGCCGACAAACTGATCGATCTTGAAATGATCCCCGGAAATCCCGGTGATGTGCTGCTTAGGCAGGTCAAGCAGTACGCGATTGATCACATCGTGATTGGACACACCGAGAGAGGAGCCCTTGCTCGTTGGCTGCTCGGTTCCGTGTCGACTGATGTATTCGCCCACACGCGCATACCAGTGACTGTCGTGCCATGA
- a CDS encoding acyloxyacyl hydrolase, with amino-acid sequence MLSPRITLCATAAFACLLLSGSVFAQTHLEVQGGRSYMDSHGTNSFFIESVFPSFPLGETRFTLSPDVSIGYLRGRDIGRYRTMSPGVTKNVWIGAAGARLHYGSEGDWYRPLFFSFQVAGTRGRTEALSSAYQFVSTLGWQWKHFSLQIRHISNGGLHEPNRGETMGLVGFGFDL; translated from the coding sequence ATGCTCTCACCCCGTATCACACTTTGCGCTACCGCTGCGTTTGCTTGTCTGTTGCTTTCTGGCTCCGTCTTCGCGCAGACCCATCTGGAAGTCCAAGGTGGTCGCAGCTACATGGACAGCCATGGAACTAATTCATTTTTCATCGAGTCGGTCTTCCCTTCATTCCCGTTAGGTGAAACGCGGTTTACCTTGTCGCCCGATGTCTCGATCGGATACCTCAGAGGCCGCGACATTGGGCGCTATCGCACCATGAGCCCCGGCGTCACCAAGAATGTGTGGATCGGCGCCGCGGGTGCCCGTCTGCACTACGGCAGCGAGGGCGACTGGTACCGCCCACTGTTCTTCAGTTTTCAAGTAGCGGGTACGCGTGGACGGACTGAGGCCCTGAGCAGTGCCTATCAGTTTGTAAGCACACTCGGATGGCAATGGAAGCATTTCAGTCTGCAGATTCGTCACATCTCCAACGGCGGCCTACATGAGCCCAATCGCGGCGAAACCATGGGTCTGGTAGGTTTCGGCTTTGATCTTTAA
- a CDS encoding CBASS cGAMP-activated phospholipase — protein sequence MPFTILALSGGGYLGLHEAVLLRELERALHKPIGEAFDLICGSSIGAVAAMAVAAGTPARDIEAGFLEHGARIFPGSRWRAIRPLAYVASIRYMFRSRYRGETIAETVNAIIGEKFTLGMARTRLVIPVINASTGRLEVIKTSHSARNWYYADMLMSEVAMAATAAPTYFPLADLRGQLYVDAGIFANSPGMFGLHEATHYCHVPASDIYVLSLGTNVANPRRLAREKRSLGALGWIKNGRLYATMASAQRELTDNILRHILDDRYLRIEGTPDTAGDSLLQFDNASLAASKRLTELAERAWKDAYVRPSIRGLIQMLREHEVDSAWRHPILGAAEPETDLPA from the coding sequence ATGCCATTTACCATTCTTGCCTTGTCGGGTGGCGGCTATCTCGGCCTGCATGAGGCCGTGTTGCTGAGGGAACTGGAGCGTGCCCTGCACAAGCCGATCGGTGAAGCCTTCGACCTGATCTGCGGATCATCGATCGGGGCCGTGGCAGCCATGGCGGTTGCTGCCGGCACGCCGGCACGCGATATCGAAGCGGGGTTTCTCGAACACGGCGCACGAATCTTTCCTGGTTCTCGGTGGCGCGCTATCCGCCCGCTCGCGTACGTGGCCAGCATTCGCTACATGTTTCGCTCTCGCTATCGCGGAGAAACCATAGCGGAGACAGTGAACGCGATCATTGGCGAGAAATTCACCTTGGGCATGGCAAGGACGCGCCTGGTCATACCTGTCATCAATGCGTCTACCGGTCGATTGGAGGTAATCAAGACGTCGCATAGTGCGCGCAATTGGTATTATGCGGACATGCTGATGTCCGAAGTTGCCATGGCGGCGACGGCCGCGCCGACCTACTTTCCGCTGGCCGATCTGCGCGGCCAGCTCTATGTGGATGCGGGGATTTTCGCCAACTCGCCCGGCATGTTCGGCTTGCACGAGGCCACCCATTATTGCCACGTACCAGCGTCGGATATTTACGTGCTGAGTCTGGGCACCAATGTCGCCAACCCTCGCAGGTTAGCACGCGAAAAGCGCAGTTTGGGCGCGCTGGGCTGGATCAAGAACGGACGCTTGTATGCAACGATGGCATCCGCCCAGCGCGAGCTGACGGACAATATCCTTCGACACATTCTCGATGATCGCTACCTTCGGATCGAAGGCACGCCGGATACGGCGGGCGATAGCTTGCTGCAATTTGACAATGCCTCGCTTGCCGCTTCCAAGCGACTCACAGAGCTGGCCGAGCGGGCTTGGAAAGATGCTTACGTGCGTCCGTCCATCAGGGGCCTAATTCAGATGCTGCGCGAACACGAAGTCGATAGCGCATGGCGGCACCCCATTCTTGGCGCAGCTGAACCAGAAACCGACCTGCCTGCATGA
- a CDS encoding EAL domain-containing protein, with protein MKKVDGKATVRSVRQGARAGQFARNDVLLRISAIAWSADCYPDFIQRVAATLLTLDEIVGCAIGRPDAYGRFHFEAVAGSEAFIGCLRAVERGEHPDIRAEAQRLGGSMAMGRAWQSGGIQRTFNYATDPEMTVWRGVALGLGIRSNAAIPVRLPKGTTESVLTLYSSATGGFSTASQHTFLLHLQSLLGLALTRLLPKTEGIQAAPLLLRDHWRAKLATDDLVMQYQPVVDLRMGKVVEVEALARIREDDHLILPIWFLPALGSDDLLFLYQQGLTQALAARQQWATDGLALGIAVNLPSSALLDRRYVDITREVLEQHPCPSGTLVLELLESEWMDETIDAESGLLALKALGIQLAEDDLGLAYSSLSRLRHLSFDRIKIDQTLVAQIARQPLRTLYFIYQLTRLGHDLGVKVVVEGLETAGLIEAATILGADLGQGFALARPMSGAHVADWCVSSRFACDPMVPRTALGALSGFLLWEDRLGMFMDDTAMIATLVRTSCRVDAYLHASAAKGTQLDRIHRLLHQIAIRQGPASASYTKARNAFIECLVEDWIRIEENG; from the coding sequence ATGAAAAAAGTGGATGGCAAGGCAACCGTGCGATCGGTGCGGCAGGGAGCGCGTGCGGGTCAGTTCGCCCGCAACGATGTTTTGCTGCGCATCAGTGCGATTGCTTGGTCAGCCGATTGTTACCCCGATTTTATCCAACGGGTGGCCGCTACGCTGCTTACCCTCGACGAAATCGTCGGGTGCGCAATCGGTCGACCAGACGCATATGGCCGATTTCATTTTGAAGCGGTGGCCGGCAGTGAAGCCTTTATCGGCTGTTTGCGAGCGGTTGAGCGTGGCGAGCATCCAGATATTCGCGCCGAGGCTCAGCGTCTCGGGGGCAGCATGGCGATGGGTCGTGCTTGGCAAAGCGGAGGAATCCAGCGCACGTTCAACTACGCTACCGATCCGGAGATGACCGTGTGGCGTGGGGTGGCGTTGGGTTTGGGCATTCGATCCAATGCGGCCATTCCCGTGCGTCTGCCTAAGGGCACCACTGAGAGTGTATTGACCCTTTACTCATCAGCCACGGGCGGCTTTTCCACCGCAAGTCAACATACGTTCCTGTTGCACTTGCAAAGCCTGCTGGGCCTCGCTTTGACACGGTTGCTGCCGAAAACTGAGGGCATCCAGGCAGCTCCGTTACTCCTACGTGACCATTGGCGCGCCAAACTAGCAACCGACGATCTGGTGATGCAATACCAGCCCGTAGTCGATCTTCGCATGGGCAAGGTGGTTGAGGTCGAGGCCTTAGCACGCATCCGCGAAGATGACCACCTGATACTGCCCATATGGTTCCTGCCAGCGCTCGGCTCGGACGACCTATTGTTCCTGTATCAACAGGGGCTAACCCAAGCACTTGCCGCGCGCCAACAGTGGGCCACGGATGGGCTTGCGCTGGGCATCGCTGTCAATCTCCCTTCGAGCGCGCTACTTGATCGGCGCTATGTGGACATTACCCGCGAGGTTCTTGAACAACACCCCTGTCCATCCGGGACGTTGGTTCTCGAACTCCTCGAATCGGAGTGGATGGACGAAACTATCGATGCTGAGAGTGGCCTGCTGGCGCTTAAGGCGTTAGGGATCCAATTGGCGGAGGACGATCTTGGCTTAGCCTACAGCTCGCTGAGCCGCTTGCGCCACCTCTCCTTTGATCGCATCAAGATCGATCAGACGCTGGTGGCCCAGATAGCGCGGCAGCCGCTGCGGACGCTGTACTTCATATACCAGCTGACCCGGCTCGGCCACGACCTCGGTGTCAAAGTGGTGGTCGAAGGACTGGAGACAGCGGGTCTGATCGAAGCAGCAACAATTCTTGGCGCTGATCTGGGGCAGGGCTTTGCGCTGGCGCGCCCGATGTCTGGTGCTCACGTAGCAGACTGGTGTGTAAGCTCACGTTTCGCGTGCGATCCCATGGTGCCCCGTACGGCCTTGGGCGCGTTATCAGGGTTCCTGTTGTGGGAAGATCGGCTGGGGATGTTTATGGACGATACCGCAATGATCGCAACACTTGTCCGCACGTCTTGTCGAGTCGATGCCTATCTCCATGCATCGGCTGCAAAGGGCACTCAGTTGGATCGGATCCATCGACTCCTGCATCAGATCGCAATTCGACAGGGCCCTGCCAGTGCGAGCTACACCAAAGCTCGCAATGCGTTCATCGAGTGCCTTGTCGAGGATTGGATCCGGATCGAGGAAAACGGCTGA
- a CDS encoding MBL fold metallo-hydrolase, whose product MVDGLPDSDVIAKLALDYPFEAPPARGRSIEVAPGVHWIRMPLPYALDHINIWAIDDNDGWALVDTGVRTDETALVWRELFANAPDDRPLTRVFVTHMHPDHAGMAGWLTRKFGVRLWMTRLEYLTCRVMISDTGREAPPEGADFYRRAGWSVAAIETYRARFGNFGRHIHALPDSYRRLRDGEELRIGAHIWHVVVGNGHSPEHACLYCPELKLLISGDQVLPRISSNVSVYPIEPDADPMSDWLASLDKLKREVPDDVLVLPAHNDCFRGLHARIDSLARGQDRALERLRRALVQPKRAGDVFSALFARGISESDVALLSMATGESIACLNYLMHRGEVTRAIGSDGVAWYTSC is encoded by the coding sequence ATGGTGGACGGCTTGCCAGACAGTGATGTGATCGCCAAGCTGGCCTTGGACTATCCGTTCGAGGCACCCCCGGCGCGTGGACGCTCCATCGAGGTCGCCCCCGGCGTGCACTGGATCCGCATGCCGCTACCTTATGCGCTGGACCATATCAACATCTGGGCCATCGACGACAACGACGGCTGGGCCCTGGTCGACACGGGGGTGCGCACCGACGAGACCGCGCTGGTCTGGCGCGAACTGTTCGCCAACGCGCCGGACGATCGCCCGCTGACCCGGGTCTTCGTCACGCACATGCACCCCGACCATGCCGGCATGGCCGGGTGGTTGACACGCAAGTTCGGCGTGCGACTTTGGATGACACGGCTCGAGTACCTGACCTGCCGCGTGATGATCTCGGACACCGGGCGCGAGGCGCCGCCCGAAGGTGCCGATTTTTATCGCCGGGCCGGCTGGAGCGTCGCGGCGATCGAGACCTACCGGGCACGCTTCGGAAATTTTGGCAGGCATATCCATGCACTGCCCGACAGCTATCGCCGCCTGCGCGATGGCGAAGAGCTGCGAATCGGCGCACACATCTGGCACGTCGTCGTCGGCAACGGACATTCGCCGGAGCATGCCTGCCTTTACTGCCCCGAGCTCAAGCTGCTCATCTCCGGCGATCAGGTCTTGCCGCGCATCTCGTCCAACGTCTCGGTTTACCCTATCGAGCCGGACGCCGACCCGATGAGCGACTGGCTTGCCTCGCTGGACAAGCTCAAACGCGAAGTGCCTGACGACGTGCTGGTGCTGCCGGCGCACAACGACTGCTTTCGCGGGCTGCACGCACGGATTGACTCGTTGGCACGCGGGCAAGACCGTGCACTGGAGCGCTTGCGACGCGCGCTGGTGCAGCCCAAGCGCGCGGGCGATGTGTTCAGCGCACTGTTTGCCCGCGGCATCAGCGAGAGCGATGTGGCCCTGCTGAGCATGGCCACAGGCGAGAGCATCGCGTGCCTGAACTATCTGATGCACCGGGGAGAAGTCACACGCGCGATTGGCTCCGATGGGGTGGCCTGGTATACGTCCTGTTGA
- a CDS encoding tripartite tricarboxylate transporter substrate-binding protein: MVSQIATAPIVLLVHPGVPVNTGPELFKYMVANKGKLSTAPGASAQSSTYT, encoded by the coding sequence ATGGTGTCGCAGATCGCCACCGCGCCGATCGTCCTGCTGGTACATCCCGGCGTGCCGGTCAACACCGGGCCTGAACTGTTCAAGTACATGGTGGCGAACAAGGGCAAGCTGTCTACGGCTCCTGGGGCATCGGCTCAATCCAGCACTTACACTTAG
- a CDS encoding acyl-CoA synthetase: MTTSNATSAHPGTPPFAPPFSPSFPVCSIDDVHRLEQVPLAEALTVRSTYEILRNSANAFADKTALTFLRSGDPDDAPIRWSYAVLLAGIHQTANLLHTLGVQPHDAVAVLLPGCLEYHLALWGGEAAAIVQPLNPLLGDQKLASLMRTAGAKVLIAYGSDRESEIWAKAMRVRDLVPTLTHVLRVAPHDELTGAVGVLSDGILDFNAARALEPDDHLVSQRNIAPTNIAAYFHTGGTTGAPKLARHSHGAQVFTAWASVKLRGERASDVTINGYPLFHVAGVLPSSLAALSAGVETVIPTPSLLRNREVLANYWRLVEKYRATTLSAVPTVLAALANVPLAGADISSLRYCRSGAALLPPELATRFERLFGLHVHESLGMTEMAGISTITPPGVHGPASCVGFPLPYARLRIVELDATGGATERDLPAGETGMVLFKSPNLFSGFLDPEDNVNAFTADDWLITGDLGWLDGEGRLNLTGRSKDLIIRSGHNIDPKAIEDAIGAHPAVQMCAAVGAPDAYAGELPVVFVTLVPGASVSEAELLAFAAQRVDEAPARPKTATIIDTMPVTNVGKIYKPELRLLAAQAVVTSLVAQACHGVGVAQTRRPPVMVTQPHDISVMLERDQLGAQADALFEHLRLCLASLPIKTEIRWA, from the coding sequence GTGACCACCAGCAATGCAACATCGGCGCACCCAGGCACCCCCCCGTTTGCCCCACCTTTCTCCCCATCGTTCCCGGTGTGCAGCATCGACGACGTGCATCGACTTGAACAAGTACCGCTGGCCGAGGCGCTGACAGTGCGCAGCACTTACGAGATCTTGCGCAACTCGGCAAATGCTTTCGCAGACAAGACGGCGTTGACCTTTCTGCGCAGTGGCGACCCAGACGACGCCCCGATCCGGTGGTCGTACGCCGTCCTGCTGGCAGGAATCCACCAGACCGCCAATCTGCTGCACACGCTCGGCGTGCAGCCCCACGACGCCGTCGCTGTGCTGCTGCCGGGGTGCCTCGAGTACCACCTCGCACTTTGGGGCGGTGAAGCGGCGGCGATTGTCCAGCCCCTGAATCCCTTGCTCGGTGACCAGAAGCTCGCCTCGCTGATGCGAACTGCCGGCGCGAAGGTGCTGATTGCCTATGGGTCGGATCGGGAATCGGAGATTTGGGCCAAGGCGATGCGCGTTCGCGATCTGGTCCCTACGCTGACCCACGTACTGCGCGTCGCCCCGCACGACGAGCTGACGGGCGCAGTAGGTGTCCTGTCTGACGGCATCTTGGACTTCAACGCGGCGCGCGCGCTCGAACCCGACGACCACCTGGTCAGCCAGCGCAACATCGCACCGACCAACATCGCTGCCTACTTCCACACCGGCGGCACCACGGGTGCGCCCAAGCTGGCCCGGCACAGTCACGGCGCCCAGGTCTTCACCGCCTGGGCAAGCGTCAAGCTGCGGGGGGAACGCGCCTCCGACGTCACCATCAACGGCTATCCTCTGTTCCATGTCGCGGGTGTCCTGCCCTCGTCGCTGGCGGCGCTGTCGGCCGGAGTCGAGACCGTGATCCCGACCCCGTCGCTGCTGCGCAATCGTGAAGTCCTGGCCAACTACTGGCGGCTGGTCGAGAAATACCGTGCCACCACGCTATCCGCGGTTCCGACGGTACTAGCGGCGCTGGCCAACGTGCCCCTGGCGGGCGCCGACATCTCGTCGCTGCGCTACTGCCGCTCCGGCGCCGCGCTGCTGCCGCCGGAACTGGCCACCCGGTTTGAGCGTTTGTTCGGCCTGCACGTGCACGAGAGCCTGGGCATGACCGAGATGGCCGGCATCTCGACGATCACGCCGCCGGGGGTCCACGGGCCGGCGAGTTGCGTCGGCTTTCCGCTGCCCTATGCACGACTGCGTATCGTCGAACTCGACGCGACGGGCGGCGCCACGGAACGCGACCTCCCGGCTGGCGAAACCGGCATGGTGTTGTTCAAGTCACCCAACCTGTTCTCGGGTTTTCTGGACCCCGAGGACAACGTCAACGCCTTCACCGCCGACGACTGGCTCATCACCGGCGATCTGGGCTGGCTCGATGGCGAGGGCCGGCTCAACCTGACGGGCCGCTCCAAGGACTTGATCATCCGCAGCGGCCACAACATCGATCCCAAGGCAATCGAGGACGCGATCGGGGCCCACCCGGCGGTGCAAATGTGCGCCGCGGTGGGGGCGCCCGACGCCTATGCCGGCGAACTGCCGGTGGTCTTTGTCACCCTGGTGCCCGGCGCGTCCGTCAGCGAGGCCGAGTTGCTGGCCTTCGCCGCGCAGCGGGTCGATGAAGCGCCGGCCAGACCGAAAACGGCCACCATCATCGACACCATGCCGGTGACCAACGTCGGCAAGATCTACAAGCCCGAGCTTCGCTTGTTGGCCGCGCAGGCCGTGGTCACAAGTCTGGTCGCCCAGGCGTGCCACGGAGTCGGCGTCGCGCAGACCCGGCGCCCGCCTGTGATGGTGACGCAGCCTCACGACATCAGCGTTATGCTCGAGCGCGATCAGCTCGGTGCACAAGCAGATGCACTGTTCGAGCACCTGCGCCTTTGCCTCGCGAGCTTACCCATCAAGACAGAAATTCGCTGGGCCTGA